From the genome of Armatimonadota bacterium, one region includes:
- the rplJ gene encoding 50S ribosomal protein L10 produces the protein MPRQEKVEEVARLQDRLQQAAGVILTDFRGLTVGEITQLRRKLQEAGADYRVVKNRLLGKAAQAAGIDGLLPYLEGPTAVAFAPSDPVAAAKVIQEFMRQTRKLALKGSVVAGRVYGEAQTRALADLPGRQELVARVVGGVAAPLVALAGVLGGLPRGLVVALDQLRQRREDAGEAAG, from the coding sequence ATGCCGCGCCAGGAGAAGGTCGAGGAGGTCGCGCGCCTGCAGGACCGGTTGCAGCAGGCGGCCGGGGTCATCCTCACCGATTTTCGCGGGCTGACAGTGGGCGAGATCACGCAGCTGCGCCGGAAGTTGCAGGAGGCGGGCGCGGACTACCGGGTGGTGAAGAACCGCTTGCTGGGCAAGGCGGCGCAGGCAGCCGGAATCGACGGCCTGCTCCCGTACCTGGAGGGCCCCACAGCCGTCGCCTTTGCCCCCTCCGACCCCGTCGCCGCCGCCAAGGTGATCCAGGAGTTCATGCGGCAGACGCGCAAGCTGGCGCTCAAGGGCAGCGTGGTCGCGGGGCGCGTCTACGGCGAAGCCCAGACCCGGGCCCTGGCCGATCTGCCCGGCCGACAGGAGCTGGTGGCACGCGTCGTCGGCGGGGTGGCTGCGCCCCTGGTGGCGCTGGCGGGCGTGCTGGGTGGGCTCCCGCGGGGGCTGGTCGTGGCCCTGGACCAGCTTCGCCAGCGGCGGGAGGATGCGGGCGAGGCGGCGGGGTGA